Proteins from a genomic interval of Gossypium hirsutum isolate 1008001.06 chromosome A09, Gossypium_hirsutum_v2.1, whole genome shotgun sequence:
- the LOC107942458 gene encoding protein trichome birefringence-like 43, whose translation MGPFAFATSLFLFLIEICQQVDGIGSKCDIYKGKWVFDASYPLYNSRNCPFIHQEFNCQNNGRPDRLYQNFRWQPTSCNLPRFNGKDFLRKFRGKRIMFVGDSLALNQWQSLTCLLHTATPQDPYISQRVAAISTFSFPTYGVSIMFLRNAFLVDIVNEKDRRVLKLNSIENGRIWKGYDVLIFDTWHWWLLTGRKQPWDYVQDNNITRKNMHRTVAYKKALSTWARWVNLNVDPAKTKVFFQGVSPDHVDSRDWADPTAKTCRGETWPILSTEYPGGSPPPQDVLKRVLRSVSKKVHLLDITLLSQLRKDGHPSAFGYGGHRGNDCTHWCLPGVPDTWNELLFATLIQT comes from the exons ATGGGTCCATTTGCTTTTGCAACATCATTATTCTTGTTTTTAATTGAAATCTGTCAGCAAGTTGATGGAATTGGAAGCAAATGTGATATTTACAAAGGAAAATGGGTGTTTGATGCATCTTACCCTCTTTACAATTCAAGAAATTGTCCTTTCATACATCAAGAATTCAATTGCCAAAACAATGGTCGACCTGACCGTCTCTATCAAAACTTTAGATGGCAACCCACCTCATGCAACTTGCCAAG GTTCAATGGCAAAGACTTTTTACGAAAATTTAGAGGGAAGAGGATCATGTTTGTAGGTGACTCGTTGGCCTTAAATCAATGGCAATCACTCACATGTTTGCTTCATACAGCTACACCTCAAGATCCATACATCTCCCAAAGAGTTGCTGCCATCTCCACATTCAGTTTTCCG ACATACGGTGTTTCAATTATGTTCTTACGCAATGCATTTCTTGTTGATATCGTTAATGAAAAAGATAGGCGAGTTCTAAAACTAAACTCCATTGAGAATGGACGAATTTGGAAAGGATATGACGTCTTGATCTTTGACACTTGGCATTGGTGGCTTCTTACCGGTAGAAAACAACC ATGGGATTATGTCCAAGACAATAATATAACTCGCAAAAACATGCATCGTACGGTTGCCTATAAGAAAGCATTGAGCACATGGGCTAGATGGGTGAACCTCAATGTAGATCCTGCTAAAACCAAGGTGTTCTTCCAAGGGGTCTCCCCCGATCATGTGGA TTCAAGGGATTGGGCAGATCCAACAGCAAAAACTTGCCGAGGGGAAACGTGGCCTATTTTAAGCACGGAGTATCCAGGAGGTTCACCTCCGCCCCAAGATGTTTTGAAGAGAGTGTTGCGAAGTGTGTCAAAGAAAGTTCATTTGCTTGACATAACTCTCTTGTCACAACTAAGAAAGGACGGACACCCTTCAGCCTTTGGCTATGGAGGCCACCGTGGTAACGATTGTACACATTGGTGTCTCCCGGGAGTTCCTGATACATGGAACGAACTGCTTTTCGCAACTCTCATCCAAACTTAA